In Streptomyces hawaiiensis, one genomic interval encodes:
- a CDS encoding sensor histidine kinase, whose translation MVRMLRPFTRAVTYTRWLHLCVAIVWPSLWLFVDEAWWTVGTATVLLGLAGLVPAMRVVEGFQARLLLTGHREGSESSEIVVAPSATWGDRGRMVVWLQTRLFLGALVSHLALQLLLLGVDLVSTALSGERAGGAWLAVEGHHWWHALLAPLPLVLAAAVVVGSGHLITRIALRLLGPSPLERLAALEERTEQLLERTRIARELHDSIGHALTVAVVQAGAARAAGDPAFTDRALGAIEETGRAALEDLERVLGVLRESEKPVSGRPTLADADRLLESARASGAKVDAEVTGPVETVPGPVAREGYRILQESLTNVLRHAGAVPVRVRVHVTDDTLVLAIHNPLPAGTPGSGRGSGLRGIRERAALLGGRARTGPDEGDWQVHAELPFS comes from the coding sequence ATGGTCCGCATGCTGCGCCCGTTCACCCGGGCGGTGACGTACACGCGGTGGCTGCATCTCTGCGTGGCCATCGTGTGGCCGTCCCTGTGGCTGTTCGTCGACGAGGCGTGGTGGACCGTGGGCACGGCGACCGTGCTGCTCGGTCTCGCGGGCCTGGTCCCCGCCATGCGGGTCGTGGAGGGGTTCCAGGCCAGGCTGCTGCTGACCGGCCATCGGGAGGGCAGCGAGAGCTCGGAGATCGTCGTCGCCCCCTCGGCCACGTGGGGCGACCGCGGGCGGATGGTGGTGTGGCTCCAGACGCGGCTGTTCCTCGGCGCCCTGGTGTCGCATCTCGCCCTCCAGCTCCTCCTTCTCGGGGTGGACCTGGTGTCGACGGCGCTCAGCGGCGAGCGCGCCGGCGGTGCCTGGCTTGCCGTCGAGGGTCATCACTGGTGGCACGCCCTGCTCGCGCCCCTGCCCCTGGTCCTGGCGGCCGCGGTCGTGGTCGGCTCGGGGCACCTCATCACCCGCATCGCCCTGCGCCTGCTCGGCCCCTCCCCCCTCGAGCGGCTCGCCGCACTGGAGGAGCGCACGGAACAGCTCCTGGAACGCACGCGTATCGCCCGCGAGTTGCACGACTCCATCGGCCACGCGCTCACGGTCGCCGTCGTGCAGGCGGGGGCCGCCCGGGCGGCGGGCGATCCCGCCTTCACCGATCGCGCCCTGGGCGCCATCGAGGAGACCGGCCGGGCCGCCCTGGAGGATCTGGAGCGGGTGCTCGGCGTCCTGCGGGAGTCGGAGAAGCCGGTGAGCGGCAGACCGACCCTCGCGGACGCCGACCGCCTGCTGGAGTCGGCCCGCGCCTCCGGGGCGAAGGTCGACGCCGAGGTGACCGGGCCGGTGGAGACGGTGCCGGGCCCGGTGGCCCGGGAGGGCTACCGGATCCTCCAGGAGTCGCTGACCAACGTGCTGCGGCACGCGGGGGCGGTCCCGGTGCGCGTCCGTGTGCACGTCACCGACGACACCCTCGTCCTCGCGATACACAATCCGCTGCCGGCCGGGACGCCCGGCTCCGGGCGCGGCAGCGGGCTGCGCGGGATCCGGGAACGCGCGGCCCTGCTCGGCGGGCGGGCCCGGACCGGACCCGACGAAGGCGACTGGCAGGTCCATGCCGAACTGCCGTTCAGCTGA
- a CDS encoding response regulator transcription factor yields MPVTVLLVDDEPLVRAGLRAVLEAQPDIEVVGEAADGAAVIPLVRRLRPDVVAMDVRMPLLDGIEATRALLRTVADPPRILVVTTFENDEYVYEALRAGADGFLLKRARPAEIVHAVRLIAEGESLLFPASVRQLAAEYGDTAGNRAARAVLERARLTEREAEVLRLMARGLSNAEIAARLVVGTETVKSHVSAVLAKLGARDRTQAVIAAYESGFVAPG; encoded by the coding sequence ATGCCGGTCACCGTTCTCCTCGTCGACGACGAACCCCTGGTCCGCGCGGGTCTGCGGGCCGTGCTGGAGGCGCAGCCCGACATCGAGGTCGTCGGGGAGGCCGCGGACGGGGCGGCGGTGATCCCGCTCGTGCGGCGGCTGCGGCCGGACGTGGTCGCCATGGACGTCCGGATGCCGCTGCTGGACGGCATCGAGGCCACCCGGGCGTTGCTGCGGACGGTCGCGGATCCGCCGCGGATCCTGGTGGTGACGACCTTCGAGAACGACGAGTACGTGTACGAGGCGCTGCGGGCGGGAGCCGACGGGTTCCTGCTCAAGCGGGCCCGGCCCGCCGAGATCGTGCACGCGGTGCGGCTGATCGCCGAGGGCGAGTCGCTGCTGTTCCCCGCCTCGGTGCGGCAGCTCGCCGCCGAGTACGGCGACACCGCCGGGAACCGCGCGGCACGGGCCGTGCTGGAGCGCGCCCGGCTGACCGAGCGCGAGGCCGAGGTGCTGCGGCTGATGGCGCGGGGCCTGTCGAACGCGGAGATCGCCGCCCGGCTGGTCGTGGGGACCGAGACGGTGAAGTCGCATGTCAGCGCGGTGCTGGCGAAGTTGGGGGCGCGGGACCGCACCCAGGCGGTGATCGCGGCGTACGAGTCGGGCTTCGTGGCGCCGGGCTGA
- a CDS encoding GntR family transcriptional regulator yields MGTTQLESVQEPKYWHLKTVLSQALDSEFSVGEILPNERDLAARFGVARATLRQALEQLELEGRLQRRRGVGTTVAPPRMGVSLGTGPHTWPGGPEDAWQPVDCTTAVPPAAVADALETGRDEPVHIVRRSRVSHGRPVAAELLYIPQSSVPELSGIDAPSGAARARAVLRELQRLEPERQENAVELGSAGADEAKELDRLPGAPVLVVTTRFVAGGRTAALSVATYRADTCRLTFGDSGGVEIHAGPQQRAS; encoded by the coding sequence GTGGGGACCACGCAGCTGGAATCGGTACAGGAACCGAAGTACTGGCATCTCAAGACGGTGCTCAGTCAAGCGCTCGACTCGGAGTTCTCGGTGGGGGAGATCCTGCCCAACGAGCGCGATCTCGCGGCCCGCTTCGGCGTCGCCCGCGCCACGCTCCGGCAGGCCCTGGAGCAGCTCGAACTCGAAGGCAGGCTGCAGCGCCGCCGCGGTGTCGGGACGACCGTCGCGCCGCCCCGCATGGGCGTCTCCCTCGGCACCGGCCCGCACACCTGGCCGGGCGGCCCCGAGGACGCCTGGCAGCCCGTCGACTGCACGACGGCCGTGCCGCCGGCGGCCGTCGCCGACGCGCTGGAGACCGGCCGGGACGAGCCCGTGCACATCGTGCGGCGCTCCCGCGTCTCGCACGGCCGGCCGGTGGCCGCGGAGCTGCTGTACATCCCGCAGTCCTCGGTGCCCGAGCTCTCCGGCATCGACGCGCCGTCCGGAGCGGCACGCGCGCGTGCGGTGCTGCGGGAGCTGCAGCGACTGGAGCCGGAGCGGCAGGAGAACGCGGTGGAGCTCGGCTCCGCCGGCGCCGACGAGGCGAAGGAGCTGGACCGGCTGCCCGGGGCGCCCGTGCTGGTGGTGACCACGCGGTTCGTCGCCGGGGGGCGGACGGCCGCGTTGTCGGTGGCGACGTATCGCGCTGACACGTGCCGCCTTACCTTCGGTGACTCGGGGGGTGTGGAGATCCACGCCGGGCCTCAGCAGCGGGCGTCCTGA
- a CDS encoding RNA polymerase sigma-70 factor, whose product MTTETATDVFEAHRPVLLGVAYRMLGRVADAEDVVQEAWLRWSGAARDDVREPRGYLVRITTRLAIDRLRQIKARGETYVGPWLPEPYATDFGDTVPDTAERAVLADSVSLAVLVVLESLSPLERAVFVLREAFGFPYADIAAMLDRGEPAVRQLSGRARKHVEERRPRYEVDPAQQRELTERFLAAAADGDLEGLMALLAPEVRLVGDSGGKARAPLRVVQTADKVGRFLVGAAQKGLPGLTVRFLELNGGPAVLILSGGKPDSVLQLDVADGRVQSVYIVRNPDKLRSLAA is encoded by the coding sequence GTGACCACCGAGACCGCGACCGACGTCTTCGAGGCGCACCGTCCCGTCCTGCTGGGCGTCGCCTACCGCATGCTGGGACGCGTGGCCGACGCGGAGGACGTGGTCCAGGAGGCCTGGCTGCGCTGGTCCGGTGCCGCTCGCGACGATGTGCGCGAACCGCGCGGCTACCTCGTACGGATCACCACCCGTCTCGCCATCGACCGGCTGCGCCAGATCAAGGCCCGCGGCGAGACCTACGTCGGACCCTGGCTGCCCGAGCCGTACGCCACCGACTTCGGCGACACCGTGCCGGACACCGCCGAGCGGGCCGTGCTCGCCGACTCCGTCTCCCTCGCCGTCCTCGTCGTACTGGAGTCGCTGTCACCGTTGGAGCGCGCCGTGTTCGTGCTGCGCGAGGCCTTCGGCTTCCCGTACGCCGACATCGCCGCCATGCTCGACCGCGGCGAACCGGCGGTGCGCCAGCTGTCCGGGCGGGCCCGCAAGCACGTCGAGGAGCGGCGCCCGCGCTACGAGGTCGACCCCGCCCAGCAGCGCGAGCTCACCGAACGGTTCCTCGCCGCGGCGGCGGACGGCGACCTCGAAGGTCTGATGGCGCTGCTCGCCCCGGAGGTCCGGCTGGTCGGCGACAGCGGCGGCAAGGCGCGGGCGCCGCTGCGCGTCGTGCAGACCGCCGACAAGGTCGGCCGCTTCCTCGTCGGCGCCGCGCAGAAGGGCCTCCCGGGCCTGACCGTGCGCTTCCTGGAGCTCAACGGCGGCCCGGCCGTGCTGATCCTGTCCGGCGGCAAGCCCGACTCCGTCCTCCAGCTCGACGTGGCCGACGGCCGTGTGCAGTCGGTCTACATCGTCCGCAACCCCGACAAGCTGCGGTCCCTGGCCGCCTGA
- a CDS encoding NADPH-dependent F420 reductase, which translates to MRYAVLGTGQVGRTLGGRLVELGHEVRLGSRTRENTAAVQWAAAAGPGAGVGTFAEAAAFGEVVVNAVGGRVALAALEAAGAANVGGKVLVDVSNPLALEEGELRLSPVESDSVGEQIQRAFPLARVVKSLNTVNCRVMVDPAGVPGEHNVFVCGDDPDAKAQVTALLGEFSWPADRVLDLGGIRAARAVEMWLPLWAGLFRKFGHGEFNLEVRRAR; encoded by the coding sequence ATGCGGTACGCGGTGCTGGGCACGGGGCAGGTCGGGCGCACGCTCGGCGGACGGCTGGTGGAGCTGGGGCACGAGGTGCGGCTCGGCTCGCGCACGCGGGAGAACACGGCCGCCGTGCAGTGGGCCGCCGCCGCGGGCCCCGGGGCGGGCGTGGGGACGTTCGCGGAGGCGGCGGCGTTCGGGGAGGTCGTGGTGAACGCGGTCGGCGGGCGGGTGGCGCTCGCCGCGCTGGAGGCGGCCGGGGCGGCGAACGTCGGTGGGAAGGTCCTCGTGGACGTGTCCAATCCGCTGGCGCTCGAGGAGGGTGAACTGCGGCTGTCGCCCGTCGAGTCGGACAGCGTGGGCGAGCAGATCCAGCGGGCGTTTCCGCTCGCGCGCGTGGTGAAGTCGCTCAACACGGTCAACTGCCGGGTGATGGTGGATCCGGCCGGTGTGCCGGGCGAGCACAACGTCTTCGTCTGCGGGGACGACCCGGACGCCAAGGCGCAGGTGACGGCGCTGCTCGGGGAGTTCAGCTGGCCGGCGGACCGCGTGCTCGACCTCGGCGGCATCCGGGCGGCCCGGGCCGTCGAGATGTGGCTGCCCCTGTGGGCCGGCCTGTTCCGGAAGTTCGGGCACGGCGAGTTCAACCTGGAGGTGCGGCGGGCCCGTTGA
- a CDS encoding alpha/beta fold hydrolase yields MSATVSFKVTTAQGEQSVTLSYTRRGSGEPLLLLHGIGHHRQVWDPVIPALAAERDVIAVDLPGCGESSALPDGMAHDLPTMSTVLTALFGALDIERPHVAGNSLGGLLALDLARAQLVRSVTALSPAGFWNEAERRYAFTVLMTMRQIARRMPLPMVERLARPALGRTLLTSTIYARPGRRSPEAVVAETLALARAQGFSETLRSGRTAQFTDDIVGTPVTVAWGNRDRLLIPRQGVRAKGVIPGARLVRLPGCGHVPMNDDPALVARVVLDGSR; encoded by the coding sequence ATGTCCGCCACCGTCTCCTTCAAAGTCACCACCGCGCAGGGCGAGCAGAGCGTGACCCTGTCCTACACCCGCCGGGGCAGCGGCGAACCGCTGCTCCTGCTGCACGGCATCGGCCACCACCGGCAGGTGTGGGACCCGGTGATCCCGGCGCTGGCGGCCGAGCGCGACGTGATCGCCGTGGACCTGCCCGGCTGCGGCGAGTCGTCGGCGCTCCCGGACGGCATGGCGCACGACCTGCCCACGATGAGCACGGTCCTGACGGCGCTCTTCGGGGCTCTGGACATCGAACGGCCGCACGTGGCGGGCAACTCGCTGGGCGGCCTGCTGGCGCTGGACCTGGCCCGGGCGCAACTGGTCCGCTCCGTGACCGCTCTGTCCCCCGCCGGGTTCTGGAACGAGGCCGAGCGCCGCTACGCCTTCACCGTGCTGATGACGATGCGGCAGATCGCCCGGCGGATGCCGCTGCCCATGGTCGAGCGGCTGGCCCGCCCGGCCCTCGGCCGTACCCTGCTGACGAGCACCATCTACGCCCGCCCGGGCCGCCGTTCCCCCGAGGCCGTGGTCGCCGAGACGCTCGCGCTCGCCCGGGCCCAGGGGTTCTCCGAGACGCTGCGCTCCGGCCGGACCGCGCAGTTCACCGACGACATCGTGGGCACGCCGGTCACGGTGGCGTGGGGCAACCGGGACCGGCTGCTCATCCCCCGCCAGGGCGTGCGCGCCAAGGGCGTCATCCCCGGGGCCCGGTTGGTGCGGCTGCCCGGCTGCGGCCACGTCCCGATGAACGACGACCCGGCGCTGGTGGCCCGGGTGGTCCTCGACGGCAGCCGCTGA
- a CDS encoding PLP-dependent aminotransferase family protein produces MRPSQSDPGAGAASAAWELLLPAASAPARTRGRSLQTALREAVRSGRLAPGTRLPSSRDLAADLGVSRGLVTEAYEQLTAEGYLRSGRGAGTWVGAAVRAAEPRAHDLAPRSPGTRADFVPGTPDLALFPRAAWAAAQRGVLAELPHQGLGYPDPRGLPRLRTALAELLARRRGVVADPERIVVVSGVAQATALLGFALHARGVRTVGVEDPGSPQHDALYGAAGVTVVPLPVDDEGVAPQPLRASGVRAVVTTPAHQFPTGIAYSARRRAELLDWARSVDGIVLEDDYDGDFRYDRAPVGALQGLDPDHVAYTGSVSKSLAPGLRLGWMLVPESWAEEIVERKRTMDLGHPALDQALFARFLERGDYDRQLRRCQRAYRDRRDALVAALDAHFPGSEVSGIAAGLHVIATLPQRYGPEERFLARVAEAGVAVHPLSAYAHTRARPEEAEEIRLVLGYAHVPPARIADGVRLMAEAAAG; encoded by the coding sequence ATGAGGCCATCGCAGAGCGACCCGGGCGCAGGTGCGGCGTCCGCCGCCTGGGAGCTGCTGCTCCCCGCCGCCTCCGCTCCGGCCCGTACACGTGGCCGTTCCCTGCAGACGGCGCTGCGCGAGGCGGTCCGCTCGGGCCGGCTCGCGCCGGGCACGCGGCTGCCGTCGAGCCGGGACCTCGCGGCGGACCTGGGGGTGTCGCGCGGGCTGGTCACGGAGGCGTACGAGCAGCTGACGGCCGAGGGGTATCTGCGCAGCGGCCGGGGCGCGGGCACCTGGGTGGGCGCGGCCGTCCGGGCCGCGGAGCCGCGGGCGCACGATCTCGCTCCGCGCTCGCCCGGTACGCGCGCGGACTTCGTGCCCGGGACGCCGGACCTGGCGCTGTTCCCGCGCGCGGCGTGGGCCGCCGCGCAGCGCGGTGTGCTGGCGGAACTGCCGCACCAGGGACTGGGCTACCCCGATCCGCGCGGGCTGCCACGATTGCGTACCGCGCTGGCCGAACTGCTCGCGCGGCGGCGGGGCGTGGTGGCCGACCCGGAGCGGATCGTGGTCGTCTCGGGGGTGGCCCAGGCGACGGCCCTGCTCGGTTTCGCGCTGCACGCGCGCGGGGTGCGCACGGTCGGCGTGGAGGACCCGGGCAGCCCGCAGCACGACGCGCTGTACGGCGCGGCCGGGGTCACCGTCGTGCCGCTGCCGGTGGACGACGAGGGAGTCGCCCCGCAGCCGCTGCGGGCCTCGGGTGTCCGGGCCGTGGTGACGACTCCGGCCCACCAGTTCCCCACCGGCATCGCCTACTCGGCCCGGCGTCGCGCCGAGCTGCTGGACTGGGCGCGGTCGGTGGACGGCATCGTCCTGGAGGACGACTACGACGGCGACTTCCGTTACGACCGTGCTCCCGTCGGGGCGCTCCAGGGCCTCGACCCGGACCATGTGGCCTACACGGGCTCGGTCAGCAAGTCCCTCGCGCCGGGCCTGCGGCTGGGCTGGATGCTGGTGCCGGAGTCCTGGGCGGAGGAGATCGTCGAACGCAAGCGCACGATGGATCTCGGTCACCCGGCCCTCGACCAGGCCCTGTTCGCCCGCTTCCTGGAGCGCGGCGACTACGACCGCCAGTTGCGCCGCTGCCAGCGCGCCTACCGCGACCGGCGCGACGCGCTGGTCGCCGCCCTGGACGCGCACTTCCCCGGCTCCGAGGTGTCCGGGATCGCCGCGGGCCTGCACGTGATCGCCACACTGCCGCAGCGGTACGGGCCCGAGGAGCGGTTCCTGGCGCGCGTGGCGGAGGCGGGGGTGGCGGTGCACCCGCTGTCGGCCTACGCCCACACAAGGGCCCGGCCCGAGGAGGCCGAGGAGATCCGGCTGGTCCTGGGCTACGCCCATGTGCCGCCCGCCCGGATCGCCGACGGCGTGCGTCTGATGGCGGAGGCGGCGGCCGGGTGA
- a CDS encoding alkaline phosphatase D family protein, which translates to MSHRPLPGRRSVLRGSLAASAALSLPAALGAAPAFARSGRPTAGWGVQAGDVTCDSGLVWARSDRPARMIVETSATESFRNPRRWRGPLLGPGTDFTGTTPLRGLPSGEQIHYRVLLADPDDPRRTGEPVTGTFRTASAKRRDGVRFVWSGDLAGQGWGINPEFGGYTIYNAMAALDPDFFLCSGDNIYADGPITATVALPDGRTWRNITTEEKAKVAETLGEFRGNFRYNLLDENLRAFNARVPSIIQWDDHEVTNNWYPGEILTDTRYTEKRVDVLAARARRAFSEYFPISTLRRPHGRVYRVQHHGPLLDVFVLDMRTYRNANSPDDQPTDPQGILGREQLEWLKRELSRSRAVWKVIASDMPVGLVVPDAPNIEAVAQGDPGKPLGRELQIAELLRFVKHRRITGTVWLTADVHYTSAQHYLPSKAAFTDFEPFWEFVSGPLNAGAFPANALDGTFGPDRVFVKAPTTANVSPAGGFQFFGEVDIDGHSGELTVRLREQDGTVLFTQTLQPGLVGQ; encoded by the coding sequence ATGTCACACCGTCCGTTGCCCGGGCGCCGTAGCGTCCTGCGTGGCTCCCTCGCCGCGTCGGCGGCCCTGTCCCTGCCCGCCGCTCTCGGCGCGGCGCCCGCCTTCGCGCGCTCGGGGCGCCCCACCGCGGGGTGGGGTGTGCAGGCGGGAGACGTGACCTGCGACTCCGGGCTGGTGTGGGCGCGCTCCGACCGGCCCGCCCGGATGATCGTCGAGACGTCGGCCACCGAGTCGTTCCGCAACCCCCGCAGATGGCGCGGCCCGCTGCTGGGCCCGGGCACCGACTTCACCGGCACGACCCCGCTGCGCGGCCTGCCGTCCGGCGAGCAGATCCACTACCGCGTGCTGCTCGCCGACCCGGACGACCCGCGCCGCACCGGCGAGCCGGTCACCGGCACCTTCCGCACGGCCTCCGCCAAGCGCCGCGACGGCGTGCGGTTCGTCTGGTCCGGCGACCTGGCCGGGCAGGGCTGGGGCATCAACCCGGAGTTCGGCGGCTACACCATCTACAACGCGATGGCCGCCCTCGACCCGGACTTCTTCCTGTGCAGCGGCGACAACATCTACGCCGACGGCCCGATCACCGCGACCGTGGCCCTGCCCGACGGCCGGACCTGGCGGAACATCACCACCGAGGAGAAGGCGAAGGTCGCCGAGACGCTCGGGGAGTTCCGCGGCAACTTCCGCTACAACCTGCTCGACGAGAACCTGCGGGCCTTCAACGCCCGGGTCCCCTCCATCATCCAGTGGGACGACCACGAGGTCACCAACAACTGGTACCCGGGCGAGATCCTCACCGACACCCGGTACACCGAGAAGCGCGTCGACGTGCTCGCCGCCCGCGCCCGCCGGGCGTTCTCCGAGTACTTCCCGATCTCCACGCTGCGCCGCCCCCACGGCCGTGTCTACCGCGTGCAGCACCACGGGCCGCTGCTGGACGTGTTCGTCCTGGACATGCGCACCTACCGCAACGCGAACTCGCCGGACGACCAGCCCACCGACCCGCAGGGCATCCTCGGCCGCGAGCAACTGGAGTGGCTCAAGCGCGAGCTGTCCCGCTCCCGGGCGGTGTGGAAGGTGATCGCCTCCGACATGCCGGTCGGCCTCGTCGTCCCGGACGCGCCGAACATCGAGGCCGTGGCGCAGGGTGACCCCGGCAAGCCGCTCGGCCGCGAGCTGCAGATCGCCGAACTGCTGCGGTTCGTCAAGCACCGGCGGATCACGGGCACGGTGTGGCTGACGGCCGATGTGCACTACACCTCGGCGCAGCACTACCTGCCGTCGAAGGCCGCCTTCACCGACTTCGAACCGTTCTGGGAGTTCGTCTCGGGCCCCCTCAACGCCGGTGCCTTCCCGGCGAACGCGCTCGACGGCACCTTCGGACCGGACCGGGTGTTCGTGAAGGCACCGACGACCGCCAACGTCTCCCCCGCCGGGGGGTTCCAGTTCTTCGGCGAGGTCGACATCGACGGCCACAGTGGCGAGCTGACGGTCCGTCTGCGGGAGCAGGACGGCACGGTGCTGTTCACGCAGACGCTTCAGCCGGGCCTGGTCGGCCAGTAG
- a CDS encoding GNAT family N-acetyltransferase: MTRELTHVTHSEDNGRPATSWQRVAAAFRTWRTRRQEHAPPTGDTESPAPEPVPGTNTLWRMRTTVQDEPGSLAALCVALAGRRVDILSLQTHPLAEGTVDEFLLRGPAALPASAITTAVESAGGADTWIERADAHDLVDAPTRILGLAARTALDAAELPLALRQLLGRCTIRSRPAPAGAGGAPEGLPVEGALDDTVMRLRAPEGGVITVERPYLPFTPTEFARARALVELDARLGPRLPHGRDVLTLAEGGDIAVRRADTRDLEAARALHERCSARTLRLRYHGPVRDADRYLNHLLSPRFGRTLAVQTASGRIVGLGHLLWDGDETEVALLVEDAWQRRGVGAELLSRLVAMAVEAGCSSVYAVTQASNTGMVAAMRGLGLPLDYQVEEGTLVITARLGEAVVTSAEGLGSASAP, encoded by the coding sequence ATGACGCGAGAACTGACCCACGTGACGCACTCCGAAGACAACGGCCGCCCCGCCACCTCGTGGCAGCGGGTCGCGGCGGCGTTCCGCACCTGGCGGACACGACGTCAGGAACACGCACCGCCGACGGGTGATACCGAGTCCCCGGCACCGGAGCCGGTGCCGGGGACGAACACCCTGTGGCGGATGCGCACCACGGTTCAGGACGAGCCGGGGTCACTGGCGGCGCTGTGCGTCGCCCTGGCCGGGCGGCGCGTCGACATCCTGAGCCTCCAGACGCACCCGCTGGCCGAGGGCACGGTCGACGAGTTCCTGCTGCGGGGCCCGGCCGCCCTGCCGGCGTCCGCGATCACCACGGCCGTCGAGTCGGCCGGTGGCGCCGACACCTGGATCGAACGGGCCGACGCCCACGACCTGGTGGACGCGCCGACCCGGATCCTCGGACTCGCCGCCCGCACCGCCCTGGACGCGGCGGAACTGCCGCTGGCCCTGCGGCAGTTGCTGGGCCGGTGCACCATCCGGTCGCGGCCCGCTCCGGCCGGTGCCGGCGGGGCGCCGGAGGGCCTTCCGGTGGAGGGGGCACTCGACGACACGGTGATGCGCCTGCGCGCCCCCGAAGGCGGAGTGATCACCGTGGAACGGCCGTATCTGCCGTTCACGCCGACCGAGTTCGCCCGGGCCAGGGCTCTGGTGGAACTGGACGCCCGGCTCGGACCGCGTCTCCCGCACGGACGGGACGTGCTCACGCTCGCCGAGGGCGGCGACATCGCCGTGCGGCGGGCCGACACGCGTGATCTGGAGGCCGCCCGGGCTTTGCACGAGCGGTGCTCGGCACGCACGCTGAGGCTTCGCTATCACGGGCCGGTCCGTGACGCCGACCGGTATCTCAACCACCTGCTCAGCCCGAGGTTCGGCCGCACTCTCGCCGTGCAGACGGCCTCCGGGCGGATCGTCGGGCTCGGGCACCTCCTGTGGGACGGGGACGAGACGGAGGTCGCGCTGCTCGTCGAGGACGCGTGGCAGCGGCGGGGTGTGGGGGCGGAGTTGCTGTCACGACTGGTGGCCATGGCCGTCGAGGCGGGGTGCTCCAGCGTGTACGCCGTGACGCAGGCGTCCAACACGGGCATGGTCGCCGCGATGCGGGGGCTGGGGCTGCCCCTCGACTACCAGGTCGAGGAGGGGACGCTGGTCATCACGGCGCGGCTGGGTGAGGCGGTCGTGACGAGTGCGGAGGGACTCGGGAGCGCCTCCGCGCCGTAG
- a CDS encoding trans-sulfuration enzyme family protein: MDTTSTRADDGVRTAPRALATEAVHAGRDDLARQGLHAPPIDLSTTYPSYDSRGEAARIDAFATTGAEPDGPPVYGRLGNPTVARFETALARLEGTEAAVAFASGMAALSAVLLVRGSMGLRHVVAVRPLYGCSDHLLTAGLLGTEVTWTDPAGVADALRPDTGLVMVESPANPTLAEVDLRAVAHACGSVPLLVDNTFATPVLQRPAEHGARLVLHSATKYLGGHGDVLAGVVACDEELAGRLRQVRFATGGVLHPLAGYLLLRGLSTLPVRVRAASATAAELAHRLTADPRVARVHYPRIGGAMVAFEVYDDPHGVIGAVRLITPAVSLGSVDTLIQHPASISHRIVDAEDRRGAGVSDRLLRMSVGLEDVEDLWSDLDGALGRRPERGAGNCAHNHNAAALAN; encoded by the coding sequence ATGGACACAACGAGCACGCGCGCCGACGACGGCGTACGCACCGCACCGCGAGCCCTCGCCACCGAGGCCGTCCACGCCGGGCGGGACGACCTCGCCCGGCAGGGCCTGCACGCCCCGCCGATCGACCTGTCCACCACCTACCCGTCGTACGACAGCCGCGGCGAGGCGGCCCGCATCGACGCGTTCGCCACCACCGGCGCCGAACCCGACGGCCCGCCCGTCTACGGGCGGCTCGGCAACCCGACCGTCGCCCGCTTCGAGACGGCCCTGGCCCGTCTCGAGGGCACCGAGGCGGCGGTGGCCTTCGCCAGCGGCATGGCGGCGCTGAGCGCCGTCCTCCTCGTCCGCGGTTCGATGGGCTTGCGCCACGTCGTCGCCGTACGCCCCCTCTACGGCTGCAGCGACCATCTGCTGACCGCCGGGCTGCTGGGCACGGAGGTGACCTGGACCGACCCCGCGGGTGTCGCCGACGCGCTGCGCCCGGACACCGGCCTGGTCATGGTCGAGTCCCCGGCCAACCCCACCCTCGCCGAGGTCGACCTGCGGGCCGTGGCGCACGCCTGCGGCTCGGTGCCGCTGCTCGTGGACAACACCTTCGCCACACCCGTCCTCCAGCGCCCTGCCGAGCACGGCGCGCGGCTGGTGCTGCACAGCGCCACCAAGTACCTCGGCGGGCACGGGGACGTTCTGGCGGGCGTGGTCGCCTGCGACGAGGAACTCGCGGGCCGGCTGCGCCAGGTGCGCTTCGCCACGGGCGGCGTCCTGCACCCGCTGGCCGGCTACCTGCTGCTGCGCGGCCTGTCCACCCTCCCCGTCCGGGTCCGGGCGGCCTCCGCCACGGCAGCCGAACTGGCCCACCGCCTCACCGCCGACCCGCGAGTGGCCCGCGTGCACTACCCCCGCATCGGCGGCGCGATGGTCGCCTTCGAGGTGTACGACGACCCGCACGGGGTGATCGGCGCGGTCCGCCTGATCACCCCGGCGGTCAGCCTCGGCAGCGTGGACACCCTCATCCAGCACCCGGCCTCCATCAGCCACCGCATCGTGGACGCGGAGGACCGCAGGGGAGCAGGGGTGAGCGACCGGCTGCTGCGCATGTCGGTGGGCCTGGAGGACGTGGAGGACCTGTGGTCGGATCTGGACGGAGCGTTGGGACGACGCCCCGAAAGGGGCGCGGGGAACTGCGCGCACAACCACAACGCGGCCGCACTCGCCAACTGA